Proteins from a genomic interval of Nasonia vitripennis strain AsymCx chromosome 3, Nvit_psr_1.1, whole genome shotgun sequence:
- the LOC100116202 gene encoding elongation of very long chain fatty acids protein 4 codes for MAGLINSTTTFINDAYEYYLWTLSLADERTRGWLMVDSPKPTLLYTLLYLFIVWSGPKVMKHRKAFKLTWALVPYNLAMAMLNAYIAIELFIASTKLRYSYVCQPIRHITRPEELQIANAVWWYYFSKLLEFCDTFFFILRKKDNQLSFLHVYHHSTMFSLWWIGIKWVPSGSTFLPAMVNSFIHVLMYSYYGLAALGPSVAKYLWWKKYLTILQLIQFTTALILGINGIKNGCDFPLWMQYALVIYMISFIVLFGNFYAKAYIAKGKQAYAKKQLEKRRQADAAAAKLIAGKEVNGNVSLKNGHSNGFANGISKKVQ; via the exons ATGGCGGGCCTCATCAATTCCACGACCACCTTCATCAACGATGCCTATGAATACTATCTCTGGACGCTCTCCTTGGCAG ATGAAAGGACGAGAGGATGGCTGATGGTGGACTCGCCGAAACCGACGCTTCTCTACACCCTTCTCTACCTCTTCATCGTGTGGTCTGGTCCTAAAGTCATGAAGCACCGTAAAGCCTTCAAACTCACGTGGGCCCTCGTACCTTACAACCTCGCTATGGCTATGCTCAACGCTTACATCGCCATCGAA TTGTTCATCGCGTCTACCAAGTTACGTTACAGCTACGTCTGCCAACCGATTAGGCATATCACGAGGCCGGAAGAGCTGCAG ATCGCCAACGCAGTCTGGTGGTACTACTTCAGTAAGTTGCTCGAGTTCTGCGATACCTTCTTCTTCATCCTCCGCAAGAAGGACAACCAGCTGAGCTTCCTCCATGTCTACCACCACTCGACCATGTTCTCGCTCTGGTGGATCGGTATCAAGTGGGTTCCAAGTGGCTCGA CATTCTTACCCGCCATGGTGAATAGCTTCATCCACGTACTGATGTACTCGTACTACGGACTGGCTGCCTTGGGACCGTCGGTCGCCAAGTACCTCTGGTGGAAGAAGTACTTGACGATCCTCCAGCTGATCCAGTTCACGACTGCTCTCATCCTCGGTATCAACGGTATCAAGAACGGATGCGATTTCCCTCTCTGGATGCAGTACGCCCTCGTCATCTACATGATCTCCTTCATCGTGCTCTTCGGAAACTTCTACGCCAAAGCCTACATTGCCAAG GGTAAACAAGCTTACGCAAAGAAGCAGCTGGAGAAGAGGAGACAGGCCGACGCTGCGGCGGCAAAGCTCATCGCAGGCAAGGAGGTCAACGGCAACGTCTCGCTGAAGAACGGCCACAGCAACGGCTTCGCGAACGGCATCAGCAAGAAGGTGCAGTGA
- the Cad gene encoding caudal — translation MTEISNMVSYYPPLMYRQQAAASQTPQSTAEQSPSPTQGSPQQQQQQQQQQQQLLNHQQQQQQQQQQQQLEAVAAANQQCPPWYNYTHAAAVAHHHHQAQQYFAEHEGSLWPHPHPYLQYQHHQHYQQQQQQQQQQQQQQQQQQQQQLQIATSQLDWSGDETNNNSSGNNGVGAGEPSPPITVSGSEISSPGTPATPPANNNTLAAINNNVNTPMRPGQNRSPYEWMKKPSYHNQPNPGKTRTKDKYRVVYTEHQRLELEKEFYSSRYITIRRKAELASSLALSERQVKIWFQNRRAKDRKQSKKRGELEQRDVKPMIDAHGVAHPAHGHPHPPVSGMAGLSLTGMSMSGMLGGLIHQNSSPPLGHHHPHHQAVAAAAAAHHHALLAAHHTPQHSVLGI, via the exons ATGACCGAGATTAGCAACATGGTCTCCTACTACCCGCCGCTGATGTACCGCCAGCAGGCCGCGGCTTCCCAGACGCCTCAGTCGACGGCCGAGCAGTCGCCCTCGCCCACCCAGGGCTcgcctcagcagcagcagcagcaacagcagcagcagcagcagctgctcaaccatcagcagcagcagcagcagcagcaacagcagcagcagctcgaggCCGTGGCCGCCGCGAACCAGCAGTGCCCACCCTGGTACAACTACACTCACGCTGCCGCTGTGGCCCACCATCACCACCAGGCCCAGCAGTATTTTGCCGAGCACGAGGGCTCGCTCTGGCCCCATCCGCACCCCTACCTCCAGTATCAGCACCACCAGCactaccagcagcagcagcagcaacagcagcagcaacagcagcagcaacagcagcagcagcagcagcagctacagATCGCCACCAGTCAGCTCGACTGGAGCGGCGACGAGaccaacaacaacagcagcggcaACAACGGTGTCGGAGCTGGGGAGCCCAGTCCGCCCATCACCGTAAGCGGCAGCGAGATCAGCAGCCCCGGCACACCTGCTACACCGCCAGCCAACAACAACACCCTGGCGGCCATCAACAACAACGTCAACACTCCCATGAGACCCGGACAGAACAGGAGCCCCTACGAGTGGATGAAGAAGCCCTCTTATCACAACCAACCAAATCCAG GCAAGACACGAACGAAGGACAAGTACAGGGTCGTCTACACCGAGCACCAGAGGCTCGAGCTCGAGAAGGAGTTCTACTCTAGCCGGTACATCACCATCCGCCGCAAGGCAGAACTCGCCAGCAGCCTCGCCTTGTCCGAGCGTCAG GTCAAGATCTGGTTCCAGAACCGCCGAGCTAAAGACCGCAAGCAGAGCAAGAAACGCGGCGAGCTCGAGCAGCGCGACGTCAAGCCGATGATCGACGCCCACGGTGTGGCCCACCCTGCACACGGACACCCACACCCACCGGTCAGCGGCATGGCTGGACTCAGCCTCACTGGTATGAGCATGTCCGGGATGCTGGGAGGTCTGATTCATCAAAATTCATCACCTCCGCTAGGACATCATCATCCCCATCACCAGGCCGTTGCTGCCGCCGCAGCGGCTCACCATCACGCTCTACTCGCCGCACACCACACACCCCAACACTCGGTGCTCGGAATCTGA
- the LOC103315908 gene encoding zinc finger BED domain-containing protein 1, with protein MQKNRTMQIVKVKNYTPSFNEIWKRYADITKNIAFSIAIDLIPISSPEMKDLKDVLKVLEPFYQFPSEKQLLEVIIPQLYDQVKKKMTLAIKEDLSKGVNRIALTIDGWTCRSIADHMTVAVHYWTEDFVPRHYLLQLESLPKKWNTAQDLFHLVQNVLLKYGFSKEKTTIHIVTANGQNIVKAISLNDRWIRIPCFARLLQLTVDDVLKNFNNFNSLVAKCQQLVAALWSKASIESEANKSEVHSSSILDDIVPSWNSVFEMFDNLLKLRTTLYAFLKELSSPPEMLTESDWETISCYVQVFSLLKQASKLMSEEVYPPLSLYLPTIRGILELMESMNLNNQLSMQLIRSICSRFGHINTNESMIIAMVVDPRFKTRLLSDDEKFTVFDIVKSKMLSINSNTTVISETDKIKNPSDTPLELYFMNIKKQENPTSNTCEKIAEAELTYYLYKNVVSMDTAIHEWWKDNSKRFPKLCELAKIYLSIPAVQVSTERAFPNKQGFNIDTRAEILTNQTNVLDLMRISFLHSNLGKFETDISL; from the exons ATGCAGAAGAATCGGACGATGCAAATAGTTAAGGTGAAAAACTACACGCCGTCCTTCAACGAGATATGGAAAAGATACGCGGATATAACGAAAAACATAGCGTTCTCCATCGCGATCGATCTTATCCCAATTTCATCGCCGGAGATGAAAGATCTGAAAGACGTTCTCAAAGTACTCGAGCCTTTTTATCAATTTCCCAGTGAGAAGCAACTGCTGGAAGTCATTATTCCCCAGTTGTACGATCAagtgaagaagaagatgaCCCTGGCCATAAAAGAGGATCTTTCTAAAG GTGTAAATAGAATAGCTTTAACAATAGATGGATGGACGTGTAGAAGCATTGCTGATCACATGACAGTCGCAGTGCATTATTGGACTGAAGATTTTGTGCCGAGACATTATTTATTACAGCTTGAAAGTCTGCCTAAGAAATGGAACACGGCACAGGATTTGTTTCATTTGGTACAAAACGTTTTACTGAAATATGGCTTTTCCAAAGAAAAGACCACCATTCACATTGTCACTGCTAATGGGCAAAATATAGTTAAGGCCATTTCGTTGAACGACAGGTGGATTAGAATACCATGTTTTGCACGTCTACTGCAATTGACTGTGGACGACGTGTTGAAAAACTTCAATAACTTTAATAGCCTTGTAGCTAAATGTCAACAGTTGGTTGCTGCCTTGTGGTCAAAAGCATCAATAGAATCAGAAGCAAATAAATCTGAAGTCCACTCGTCCAGTATTTTAGATGATATTGTACCCTCATGGAATTCAGTCTTTGAAATGTTTGACAACTTACTGAAACTGCGTACCACACTCtatgcttttttaaaagagcTGTCTTCACCACCTGAAATGTTGACTGAATCTGATTGGGAGACAATATCATGTTATGTACAAGTCTTTTCACTGCTGAAACAAGCTAGTAAACTAATGAGTGAAGAAGTTTATCCTCCTCTCTCTTTGTATCTTCCAACTATACGTGGCATTTTAGAATTAATGGAATCCATGAATCTCAACAATCAATTGTCCATGCAGCTCATTAGGTCAATATGCTCCAGATTTGGTCATATCAATACCAACGAATCAATGATCATTGCAATGGTTGTAGATCCTAGATTCAAAACTCGTCTCCTATCTGATGATGAGAAGTTTACTGTATTTGACATAGTTAAGAGTAAAATGCTTTCTATAAATAGTAATACAACAGTCATTTCAGAGACAGATAAGATTAAGAACCCTTCAG ATACACCTCTAGAGCTGTACTTTATGaatatcaaaaaacaagaGAACCCAACAAGTAATACATGTGAGAAAATAGCTGAAGCAGAGTTAACATATTACTTGTATAAAAATGTAGTTTCAATGGATACAGCTATACATGAATGGTGGAAAGATAATAGTAAACGTTTTCCTAAGTTATGTGAATTAGCCAAAATATATCTATCAATACCAGCTGTACAAGTGAGCACTGAACGTGCTTTTCCTAATAAACAAGGATTTAATATTGACACTAGAGCTGAAATATTAACAAATCAAACAAATGTTCTAGATCTAATGAGGATTAGTTTTTTACACAGTAATTTAGGTAAATTTGAAACTGACATAAGTTTGTGA
- the LOC100680158 gene encoding coiled-coil and C2 domain-containing protein 2A: MTDKVPDFVRGFSITSREKRAKDKSLTLCYKKAYFQRTIHNSSVITRTGRKTQTQSKKDSYGDDGLYSTSESPLTNKVVKPYPLEHQIAFCKTDNQVSGKILEVAIREVNIFPIPNVSKTPPTITSVILLFKNKVICKTNHPFNRKLHKLFIRNALDSSNLSLQVQARGGLLSTLPLPLPERCIKNKKIEIEFAIDDNNSFIYSGTVVCTISLNITGSNPKTEATTYLYTPSTNDPNDPRNSFSFVKSKTDSHSKQVRYFLLHDPALCFPVSAADDFHKHSSKVKKILPKPPDIVIAEQMFSLLDISLKNWFQERRPLRPSSGTMHAPKHHAGRKQILTVTVLRGVEVPVREESALVQPIIEVEWEDITKSTSSSDGPAPIWQQTVQFEIPTLKISGEHCVKIRLFDQHPVWGLQWLGEARIPIECHRNYQQLERWIGLSSLYNPTLSFGYVQASPGYSYTRIYVLMKMEQMGVMNPVDSSSVDTLSKAIQRCLVVPYKISEIEAPEDAASLVMLLASLPVHYGPLTPRQALNLNKVDHYGRSALLAALLQGLGMQSYVLLGSSQTRKWASFVLTIGENSSVTLWDAENGDHYELQDNRCSLISVSRIINHQNIWENTQKSIAPVNLKYDPKTSKDWQMIISNAATSGSRTVQTVDLNIAQEKDDEEKDVTQEIEENLRENLTQWRTSLELPTIFNRHADSILREILTQTNDPSKSPLDKKDLRQLYRAYYTHGFIVNVRYTDLEDLSNFLLSTKTHAMTGPIEFALVCQVKKLVGKIRSIWLAVVILRNRT, encoded by the exons ATGACTGATAAAGTTCCTGATTTTGTGCGTGGTTTTTCCATTACTTCACGTGAAAAGCGCGCCAAAGATAAAAGTCTCACTCTGTGCTACAAAAAAGCATACTTTCAACGAACAATACATAACAGCTCAGTTATTACTAGAACTGGAAGAAAAACTCAAACTCAAAGTAAAAAAGATTCTTATGGAGATGATGGATTGTACTCTACATCAGAATCACCTCTGACAAACAAAGTAGTGAAGCCATATCCATTGGAACATCAAATTGCTTTCTGCAAAACAGATAATCAAGTGAGTGGCAAGATTTTAGAAGTAGCAATCAGGGAAGTCAATATTTTTCCAATTCCAAATGTCAGCAAAACTCCACCAACTATAACAAGTGTGATtctattattcaaaaataaagttatttgCAAAACAAATCATCCATTCAATAGAAAATTGCACAAGTTATTTATAAGAAATGCATTAGATTCGAGCAATCTCTCATTACAAGTTCAAGCACGAGGAGGGTTGCTCAGTACTTTACCACTCCCACTTCCAGAGCgttgcataaaaaataaaaaaatagaaattgaATTTGCAATTGATGACAATAATAGTTTCATTTATTCTGGCACAGTTGTttgtacaatttcattaaatatcACAGGCTCCAATCCAAAGACAGAGGCAACCACTTATTTATACACACCATCAACAAATGATCCCAATGATCCTAGAAATAGTTTTTCATttgtaaaatctaaaactgatAGTCACAGTAAACAAGTTCGTTATTTTCTTCTGCATGATCCTGCTCTTTGTTTTCCCGTATCAGCAGCAGATGATTTTCACAAACACAGTTCG AAGGTCAAGAAAATACTGCCCAAGCCACCAGATATTGTCATTGCTGAACAAATGTTTTCCTTACTAGatatatctttgaaaaattggTTCCAAGAAAGAAGACCACTGAGACCATCTTCAGGAACAATGCATGCTCCAAAACATCATGCTGGTCGTAAACAAATTCTTACAGTGACCGTTTTGAGAGGTGTTGAAGTTCCGGTAAGAGAAGAGTCAGCACTTGTACAACCTATCATTGAAGTTGAATGGGAGGACATCACTAAGTCGACTTCATCATCTGATGGACCTGCTCCAATCTGGCAGCAAACTGTTCAGTTTGAAATCCCTACTTTAAAAATAAG TGGTGAGCACTGTGTGAAGATAAGACTTTTTGATCAGCATCCAGTTTGGGGTCTTCAGTGGCTTGGTGAAGCAAGGATTCCAATAGAGTGCCACAGGAATTATCAGCAGTTGGAACGTTGGATAGGCTTGTCTTCGTTATACAATCCAACACTTTCATTTGGCTATGTACAAGCTAGTCCAGGATACTCGTACACAAGAATTTACGTCCTCATGAAGATGGAACAGATGGGTGTAATGAATCCTGTAGATAGTAGTTCAGTAGATACACTGTCCAAAGCAATACAGCGATGCCTCGTGGTGCCTTATAAAATATCGGAAATTGAGGCTCCTGAAGATGCTGCAAGTCTCGTGATGCTCTTGGCATCTTTGCCCGTTCATTATGGGCCTCTTACTCCCAGGCAAGCTCTAAATTTGAACAAAGTTGACCATTACGGTCGCTCTGCGTTATTGGCAGCATTGCTTCAAGGACTTGGCATGCAGTCATATGTACTATTAG GATCTTCCCAAACTCGAAAGTGGGCATCTTTTGTACTTACTATTGGCGAAAACTCAAGTGTAACATTGTGGGATGCTGAAAATGGCGATCACTATGAATTACAAGATAACCGATGTTCTCTAATAAGCGTATCGCGGATAATAAACCATCAAAAC ATTTGGGAAAATactcaaaaatcaattgcaCCGGTCAATTTGAAATACGATCCGAAAACTAGTAAAGATTGGCAGATGATAATCAGCAATGCCGCGACGTCAGGCTCTCGCACGGTGCAAACTGTTGATTTAAATATTGCGCAAGAAAAAGATGACGAAGAAAAAGACGTGACGCaagaaattgaagaaaatCTTCGGGAAAATTTGACCCAATGGAGAACTAGTTTGGAACTTCCGACAATTTTCAACAGACACGCTGACTCTATTCTGCGCGAGATTTTGACTCAAACCAACGATCCGTCAAAGAGTCCATTAGATAAGAAAGACTTGAGGCAACTTTACAGAGCATATTATACACATGGCTTCATCGTGAACGTTAGATACACAGATCTCGAAGATCTGTCAAACTTTTTGCTGTCAACGAAAACTCATGCAATGACTGGGCCAATTGAGTTCGCTCTAGTTTGCCAAGTGAAAAAATTAGTCGGAAAAATTCGCTCTATCTGGTTGGCTGTtgttattttaagaaataggACGTAA